A stretch of DNA from Rhizobium sp. EC-SD404:
TTCCAGCCGTCAAATCTTGCCTTCATTTTCGTCGGCGTGCTTCTCGGCCAGATCATCGGCGCTCTACCGGGCGTCGGGCCGGCTGCCGGCATGGCGCTTCTTCTGCCGCTCACCTTCGGGCTCGAGCCGGTAACGGCCATCATGATGCTCGCCGGCATCATGTATGGCGGACAATACGGCGGTACGCTCACCTCCGTGCTCATCAACGTGCCCGGCGAGGCTTCCGGTGTCATGACCGCGGTCGACGGTCACCAGATGGCCCGCAACGGCCGTGGCGGTGCTGCGCTCAGCATCGCGGCCATCGGCTCGTTCATCGCCGGCATCGGCGCCGTCTGCGCGGTCGCTTTCATCACTCCGGCGCTTTCGGGTTTCGCGCTTCGGTTCAACGCCCCGGAATACTTTCTTCTCGCCGCACTCGGCATCATCGCAACAGCTAGTCTTGGTGCAACGCCGATCCGGTCGCTGATGGCCGGCGTGCTCGGCCTGATGATCGCGCTTGTTGGAACGGATCCGCTTGCCGGTACGCCGCGACTTACCTTCGGCCAGCCGGCGCTCTATGAGGGAATCGACTTCATTCCCGTCGCCATCGGCGTTTTCGGCATCGCAGAAGTGCTGGCGTCGCTGGAGCGGGCGCATGACATGCATCCGATCCGCACACGGCTCAAGGATATGTGGCTGACATCGGCGGAGTGGACGGCAAGCCGCATGGCGATCGTTCGCGGTGGCTTCATCGGTCTTTTCGTCGGCATCATGCCGGGCGCCGGCGCCTCGATCGCGTCGCTTCTCGCCTATCTCACCGAGCGGCGGTTCAGCCGCAACCCGGAAATGTTCGGCAAGGGTGCGATCGATGGCGTTGCCGCGGCAGAGGCGGCCAACAACTCCGCGTCGCACGGTGCGATGATCCCGATGCTGTCGCTTGCCATTCCAGGCAATGCGAGTACCGCAGTGCTGCTCGCGGCACTCATCCTGCATGGCGTGCGGCCGGGACCCATGCTCATGACGCAGGAAGCGACGCTCGTCTGGGGCCTGATCGCGAGCATGTTCATCGGCAATGTCATGCTGCTGGTCATGAACCTGCCGATGGCGCCGCTTTTCGCTTCGCTGCTGCGCATCCCCTATGTCTATCTCGCCCCGGGTATCCTGGTGATCTCGCTCGTCGGTGCCTATGCCGCGACGCTCGATTTCGGCACGGTCTGGATGTGCATCTTCTTCGGCCTGCTCGGCTGGCTGATGATGAAGTTCGATATCCCGCGGCCGCCGCT
This window harbors:
- a CDS encoding tripartite tricarboxylate transporter permease, whose protein sequence is MFDLLLQGFAVAFQPSNLAFIFVGVLLGQIIGALPGVGPAAGMALLLPLTFGLEPVTAIMMLAGIMYGGQYGGTLTSVLINVPGEASGVMTAVDGHQMARNGRGGAALSIAAIGSFIAGIGAVCAVAFITPALSGFALRFNAPEYFLLAALGIIATASLGATPIRSLMAGVLGLMIALVGTDPLAGTPRLTFGQPALYEGIDFIPVAIGVFGIAEVLASLERAHDMHPIRTRLKDMWLTSAEWTASRMAIVRGGFIGLFVGIMPGAGASIASLLAYLTERRFSRNPEMFGKGAIDGVAAAEAANNSASHGAMIPMLSLAIPGNASTAVLLAALILHGVRPGPMLMTQEATLVWGLIASMFIGNVMLLVMNLPMAPLFASLLRIPYVYLAPGILVISLVGAYAATLDFGTVWMCIFFGLLGWLMMKFDIPRPPLVLALVLAPLLETSLRQSLLLSFGSPMIFIERPISAVLLVVVAFALILPVWSAVKRRRARIA